The Lactuca sativa cultivar Salinas chromosome 2, Lsat_Salinas_v11, whole genome shotgun sequence genome includes the window CTCTTCAAATGAATCCTATCATTTATGAAGACCTAGTGAGGGAGTTTTGGGATAAGACTTCTTTCAATtaagcaggagaagatggtgcaGGTGTTGTAGAATCAACTGTCAAGGGGGAGAATATTATCGTGTCAGAACAAACAATTCGTGAAGTTCATAGGTTTGGAGATCAGCATGAATTCTATACTGAGATATCTGCTACTCAGATTAGGGAGGTTCTTGAACGAATGGGCTATGAAGGAACCTTTCCTCTAACCTTGAAGAAGTTCCTCCCTCCTTACTGGCGCTTTCTTGCTCACACTTTTGTAATATGTATTTCAGGTAGGAAGGGGAGGAGCTGATGAGATCTCCCAGTCATCTACTGGTTCCATTGTTGCTCTCGTCATGGATTTGAACTTCAACTTTTCAAGGTTTGTGTTCAATGAAATGAAGAGCAATCTACAATGGAAAAAGAAGGTTGTATTCCTGATGTATTCAAGATTTCTACAAATGATCTTTGATGATAAATATTCTGATTTGGAAAGAACAGGTGAAATATTGGATATGAACTCTTTGGGCCCAAACTCCTTTGGATTAATGAAGCAAAATCGCAAGGGATCAAAGGTTGTGTTCAGGGGAACAAGCCCTCTAgtgaaatttggaaaatttgttgAAATAGAAGAAGATCCTAAACCATAAGATGTTTCAGTTAAGGAAGATGAAAGCACTTTTGTTCTTGAAAGGTTGTTCCTGCTATCAACCCTCCTGTGGCTATTGTGCCAGAGGAGCATGTGCTCGTTCTTGATGTTGATGATTATGATGAAGGAGAAGATAATGATGAAGAGGGTGATGCACCAGGTTTTAATGATGAGGACTTCATGTTTGATTTTGAGCTCAGTTATGATGACATTCATTCGTTCTTTGAGTTTAATAAAGTAAATGACGTTGTGAGTTCTCAAACAGAGACTGAGGGAGATACTAACATTTTCAAGATGCCAATTCAAACGCCCACTCTGATGGCAGAGATTATAGCTCAACTGGATTCAACTTCAATGATTCCTCCCTAAGCAGTTGCTACTCCAAACATTATTCCATCTGAATGTGATCTTGAAGAGTCTCAAGCCTCCCAGCCACCACTGAAACGAAAGTGTGCTGATCTTAGGCTGGGATTGCTTATTAGGGAACAAACTCAACCTACTCAACAGCCAACCCCAACCAATGAACCAGCCATACCAACTCGTGTCGAAAGCCAAATTTTGCATGAGGAGCCTAGTTTTGTTCATACATCTTTTGAAGCAGGAAGCTCTTCACCTCATGGAGGTTCTTCAACCCGTCAACCTGCGCACGATGCCGCTTCTAAAAGGCTTGCCTGGTTTCTTGCCTGAGAAAGTGTTGATCCTGCATCGAAAGTCAAAGGCATGTCAATTGGTGCATGGAGCTCCGATAATGAAGATCCAACAATTTTTTAGCTCTAGGAAGAAATTGGGGTTTTAAATCAAAAGCTTATTGAGAAAGATGTCTTGATTAGAACTCTGGATGTTAGAGTTTCCGATCTTGAAAGAGAAAATGCTCAAAAGTCAAAACATATTTCTGATCTGCAGCTAAATCTTGGTGCTCTTACTGCCGGATTTTTTTATTTGAAGAATAAAATGATCAGTGAATTTGGCGACAAATTCAAAACATCTGTCAGTGAGCCTGATGAAGCCACTGCCTCCCCAAGTGTACCTGCCCAAGCACCACAAGATGTTCCTCTTTAAGCCAATGCAACTCGTACTGTTGACCGATTTGATAATGAACCTGCTAATGCTTATCCTACAGTAATCTTGAAGCAAACTCAGAGGCAAGCCAAAACTCACGGAAAAAGTCAAATATTGCTTTTCATGAAAAACTCCGATCAAAATATTCGTGGAGATCAGCCTCGAGTTAGTTTGATTGAGCTCAGTAAAATGAGATTTTCAGTTAAGTATGACGATCGGTCGAGTATAAAGGTGTGGGGATTTCACAACAGGAAGAATATATGGGCGGTCAAAAGAAATAGTTGCAATGTGGAGTACTACGAGCATCAAAATGACTTTAGTTCTTGAACTAAGGTTGATCTTACAGAATTAGCTAGTGCTCCCTTCCACAACCCATCGAATGATCATCGTGGAACTGAATTCAAAATCTTTTTGGAGAATCAAGTAAAGAGAAAGTTCGATGGGATGAAGACTGCAGATTCTTTCATGAAGAAAAGCAACAATTTTGAAGACATATAGTAAAATATCTTACGTCATATCATTTCAACTCACTTGTGTTTTAAATACATtaacaatattataattatataaagagaaattaaatattttcctATTTTTATGCCTAATATCTTCCTATCTATTTTAAATGATGACAAATatcatttaatttaatttaattttaatttaaatgagATGTTAAATTTATACATTTGTCATCATCTTCAATAGGtaggaaaaaattaaaaacaaaaggtaagaggatatttaatttctcttatataaataaattaaacaatattttctataatataaaattaattcAATTTGATAGGATAGATATTAGGTTAGTAGAGGGTATATGgtcatatgtatatataaatgtCAAGGTACTGTGGTTTCATCAAAACAAAGTCATTTGTAGTTTCATCTTCAGATATTTTTCGATGATTCTTTTAGTTGTTAACGTTATTCTCTTTTGCCTATATGCGTCAATTTGTTTATGCAGTAGCCAAGGAACAATAAATCCGCCAGAAAAGGTGTCGGCTGTCCTAGCATTCGGGGACTCCTTCCTTGATCCTGGGAATAATGACTACATCACGACACCGCTCAAGGCAAACTTCCTTCCATATGGAAAGGATTTTATGGGTGGAAAACCAACTGGAAGGTTCTCAAATGGAAAAAACATAGGCGACTTTTTCGGTACCTTTTTATTTTCATACACTCTttgatgtttttttctttttttgaaagAGTACActctttgatgtttttatgacTAAAAATGGAATTCTAGTATTTTGAACCATTACCCCAATCATCAAATTAAACTGTAGTCTAAAAATAAATCACTGCCACGTGGGTTAATAACAACTACCAAGTTCAGAAGTTCGATACATTACTATCGTTCATGGTGCATAGCTGATCGAGTTGTAGTCATGGCATGCATTTTTTGTATCACACATATATTGGTGTTTATTCTTGTTCGAAGTTCTTTTTAGTAAACTATAAAGCTTATATAAACACCCTAGCTACTCCATAAAAGCTCTATTCAAATAATAACCACATCGCTAGTGTTGATAATATAAACCTAACTAAACCACCCTACTCCATGAAAGATCAAGTTGTCTACCTGTTTTCATGGCTGTATTTTTGCATTTATCATATTCGTTTTTATATTCATGTTTATTCTCGTTATTGTTTTTTGTTAATTTTCGTAAAAGAAATTTCTATAGAAAATACTACTATTTTTACTCAAATCAAATAGATGTTCCATATCAAATCAAAGCACAATCATATAGTTAGAGATAGATATAAGAAAAATATAAATCTAACAACAAAGCAAAGTATTTGGGAAGCAAATATATAACATTTCGCAACATCATCTTTAATGTCAAATTATCATTTTCATGCACAAACTGAGCACTTTCTCTTAATTAATCTAAATCACCAAGAAAAAATATCAGGATGAATATCAAAAGTAAACTAAATTATATATAGAATATATTACCGTTACTTCCAAAAATCATCagaatagaaacaaaaataagaaGACAACATTTCATTATACAAGTATACTAATGTTTTACGTGTATTAGTCTCCAAAGAGTTAACACAAAGGATTTAGAGGGATATCATTCATGTATATAGTAGATTCGTGTTTGTACGCTTTTGTATTTGTATATAACTAACAAAACTGCCATTTATTGTTTGATATCAAATAATCCTAAGCCGAAGGATTAGGAGTGAAGGAATATCTTCCAGCATTTCTCGACCCTTCCTTACAAGAAAACGATCTTCTTACGGGTGTAAGTTTTGCTTCCGGTGGCTCTGGATATGATCCACTAACAAGCACCGTATCGGTATGCATACATATCTTATTTTTAATTTCTAAAAATACTTATGTTTTACATGTTATCTGTACGAATTAGGCCCTTATGTTTTTTCGCTTGTTTGGTCTCTTTACAATTAGGCTGCTATACCAATATTGGACCAACTGAATTTGTTCAAACAATATATTGGGAATCTCACAAGGATCGTTGGGGAAGAAGCTGTGACGAATATAATGAAAAATAGTGTATCTGTGGTATGTTCAAGCACAAATGATCTTGTTATATCCCTCCCGGCAAGAAGCGTACTTATTGATGTCCCTACTTATGATCGCATGTTGGTAAACTTGACCTTGAATTTTATACAGGTATTTATACCCTTACTTTTCTTTGCAAGTAATTATATTATATTTACTCATTCAGACAATATTGCTATGCAAGATGAAAATAGACAAGTAGAAGGTGATTGCTTCACTTAAAGCTTTGGATGAAATGCACATTTTTAAgtgataataaaataaataagtaa containing:
- the LOC111892004 gene encoding GDSL esterase/lipase At5g42170; this encodes MILLVVNVILFCLYASICLCSSQGTINPPEKVSAVLAFGDSFLDPGNNDYITTPLKANFLPYGKDFMGGKPTGRFSNGKNIGDFFAEGLGVKEYLPAFLDPSLQENDLLTGVSFASGGSGYDPLTSTVSAAIPILDQLNLFKQYIGNLTRIVGEEAVTNIMKNSVSVVCSSTNDLVISLPARSVLIDVPTYDRMLVNLTLNFIQELYKLGARKIVVFSAPPTGCLPIERTLNGGILRMCDQKENEAAQLYNNMVKEQLPVLASSLPKSRIALVDFYNPLINIINNPQQYGFQVVNRGCCGTGLVEVSFLCNRLSPTCPDDTKYFFWDSFHLTEIGCNIFVNQTLPSLVNSLF